One Peribacillus simplex NBRC 15720 = DSM 1321 genomic region harbors:
- a CDS encoding BMP family lipoprotein has product MKKRKLGLALSLVLAAGTLLGACGNSENDDKESSNGKDKKDNFTVAMVTDTGGVDDESFNQSAWKGIQEFGKDNGLEKGKDGYNYLQSKSDADYAKNLNTLVREDYQLIYGIGFLLAEAVGEVADQRPDSQFAIVDTVVDKKNVASINFKEQQGSFLVGVIAGLQTKTNKVGFIGGVESELIKKFEVGFKAGVLSVNPDAKVEVKYAGDFNKADIGKSTAGSMYSSGIDIIYHAAGGTGKGVFTEAVEQKQKDPKREIYVIGVDSDQAKLGAVPGTDDNITLTSMLKRVDVAVKDLSEKAKEGNFPGGKVIEYGIEENGVGISDTKDNVTEESLKAVEEWTEKIKSGEFVVPGTDEEFEKLGL; this is encoded by the coding sequence TTGAAAAAGCGCAAATTAGGTCTAGCTCTTTCACTTGTTCTTGCAGCCGGTACGCTACTAGGGGCATGTGGTAATTCAGAGAATGATGATAAAGAATCTTCAAATGGGAAAGACAAAAAAGATAACTTCACGGTTGCGATGGTAACTGATACTGGCGGCGTGGATGACGAGTCGTTCAACCAATCCGCTTGGAAGGGCATTCAGGAATTCGGTAAGGATAATGGTCTGGAAAAAGGTAAAGATGGCTATAACTACCTGCAATCTAAATCTGATGCCGATTACGCTAAAAACCTGAATACGCTTGTACGTGAAGATTACCAACTAATCTATGGTATCGGTTTTCTTTTAGCCGAAGCTGTTGGTGAAGTGGCTGACCAACGTCCGGATTCACAATTTGCTATCGTGGATACAGTTGTTGATAAAAAGAATGTAGCCAGCATTAATTTTAAAGAGCAGCAAGGTTCATTCCTTGTAGGAGTAATTGCCGGATTGCAAACGAAAACAAACAAGGTCGGTTTTATCGGCGGAGTTGAATCTGAATTAATCAAGAAATTCGAAGTTGGCTTTAAGGCTGGGGTTTTATCTGTAAATCCGGATGCGAAAGTTGAAGTTAAATATGCCGGAGATTTCAATAAAGCTGATATCGGTAAATCCACTGCAGGCTCCATGTATTCTTCAGGTATTGATATTATTTATCATGCTGCTGGCGGAACTGGAAAAGGTGTATTCACAGAAGCTGTCGAGCAAAAGCAAAAAGATCCAAAGAGAGAAATCTATGTTATCGGTGTAGATAGCGACCAAGCTAAATTAGGGGCAGTTCCTGGAACTGACGACAACATCACACTGACTTCCATGCTAAAACGTGTTGACGTAGCAGTTAAAGACCTTTCCGAGAAAGCGAAAGAAGGAAACTTCCCAGGCGGAAAAGTAATTGAGTACGGTATCGAAGAAAATGGTGTAGGCATTTCCGATACAAAAGATAACGTAACAGAAGAATCTTTAAAAGCGGTCGAAGAGTGGACAGAAAAAATTAAATCAGGTGAATTCGTAGTTCCGGGTACGGATGAAGAATTCGAAAAACTTGGTTTATAA
- a CDS encoding GntR family transcriptional regulator, translating into MSIKSDSRHLYLQVIDYLKQDIEAGVYQENEKFPSEFDLAKKLGVSRATLREALRILEEENIIIRRHGVGTFVNPKPRFTSGIEQLKSVTNMIEEAGMKPGTIFLSSTALEPTEEDIRRFSCSTDERIVIIERVRTANGEPVVYCIDKIPESILSENFDRNDESLLDILERDAHRKITHAVAEIEPIGYHEKVSPILKCSPEAALLVLKQMHLDDWDQPILYSVNYFKANMFSFHVLRKRV; encoded by the coding sequence ATGTCAATAAAATCAGATAGTCGACATTTATATTTGCAGGTCATTGATTACCTGAAGCAGGATATTGAAGCAGGGGTCTATCAGGAAAATGAAAAATTCCCTTCAGAATTCGATCTTGCAAAAAAATTGGGAGTGAGTAGGGCGACACTTCGAGAAGCGCTGCGAATTTTAGAAGAAGAAAACATCATCATTCGCCGCCATGGAGTTGGGACTTTCGTCAATCCGAAACCTCGGTTCACTTCAGGTATCGAGCAATTAAAAAGTGTCACGAACATGATTGAAGAGGCAGGAATGAAGCCGGGTACGATTTTCTTAAGCTCGACGGCCCTAGAACCTACAGAAGAGGATATACGCAGGTTTTCTTGTTCAACAGATGAACGCATCGTCATCATCGAACGTGTAAGGACAGCGAATGGGGAGCCAGTTGTCTACTGTATTGACAAAATTCCTGAATCTATACTATCAGAAAATTTTGACCGTAATGATGAGTCTCTTTTGGATATTTTGGAAAGAGATGCGCATCGAAAAATTACGCATGCCGTAGCAGAGATTGAGCCTATTGGATATCATGAGAAAGTTTCTCCTATCCTTAAATGCTCGCCAGAAGCCGCACTACTCGTTCTAAAGCAGATGCATCTGGATGATTGGGACCAGCCTATCCTGTATTCTGTTAACTACTTTAAAGCCAATATGTTCAGCTTTCATGTTCTTCGTAAACGTGTGTAG
- a CDS encoding DUF6509 family protein → MLKITEYTIEKLNDPFGILSGERYELFLDIEVPEEDELFSENGLYIRVLFAVEEQIGKLIKYDIFEKGNEGALEFDLEEDEEAMITDFCLKHLNEAMNN, encoded by the coding sequence ATGTTAAAGATTACAGAATACACGATCGAAAAATTGAATGATCCATTTGGTATTTTGTCCGGGGAACGTTACGAGTTGTTCTTGGATATTGAAGTGCCTGAAGAGGATGAGCTCTTTTCAGAAAATGGTTTATATATCCGGGTGCTTTTTGCTGTGGAAGAACAAATAGGCAAATTGATTAAATATGATATTTTTGAAAAAGGGAACGAAGGCGCACTTGAATTCGATTTAGAAGAAGATGAAGAAGCGATGATTACCGACTTCTGCCTTAAACATTTAAACGAGGCGATGAATAATTAA
- a CDS encoding DNA translocase FtsK yields the protein MAKKKRRKKNSTEKLKLTLKYELIGLTLIGLAIIAIAKLGAVGNGTVFLIRFFMGEWYILFLLGAIAAGFYLMIKREVPYLLKRQFVGMYFLVASMLLLSHVTLFNMLADGGPFTKPSVISNTWELFWMEVTGKASTKDLGGGMIGAILFAASYFLFDEAGSKIVSFLFIIVGAVLLTGKTLGETLGKFFMGLGGFFKKQWSAFRDDMKTWNEDKKEKKKNPVKKKKREKDPDEETVQPLHQEEETQQMATERIISSFADKAYSDENEIIPVVPEPAAESTEDQDDAVPPMNFTEVENKEYLLPPLSLLLQPKKTDQSGEYQLIHENAAKLERTFHSFGVKARVTQVHLGPAVTKYEVHPDVGVKVSKIVSLSDDLALALAAKDIRIEAPIPGKSAIGIEVPNSEVAMVSLREVLEAKEVDKPDAKLQIGLGRNISGEAVKAELNKMPHLLVAGATGSGKSVCINGIITSILMRAKPHEVKMMMIDPKMVELNVYNGIPHLLAPVVTNPKKAAQALQKVVSEMERRYELFSHSGTRNIEGYNDYINRYNIEEDAKQPLLPYIVVIVDELADLMMVASNDVEDAITRLAQMARAAGIHLIIATQRPSVDVITGVIKANIPSRIAFSVSSMTDSRTILDMGGAEKLLGRGDMLFLPAGASKPVRVQGAFLSDNEVEEVVTYVISQQKAQYNEEMIPDEIAETSNGEVEDSLYGDAVSLIVEMQTASVSMLQRRFRIGYTRAARLIDEMEARGIVGPYEGSKPRNVLVTKDEQDEAHSS from the coding sequence ATGGCAAAGAAGAAACGCAGAAAAAAGAATAGTACAGAGAAGTTAAAACTAACGCTTAAATATGAATTGATTGGCCTAACTTTAATAGGTCTGGCCATCATTGCCATTGCCAAGCTTGGAGCAGTGGGAAATGGGACGGTCTTTTTAATCCGCTTCTTCATGGGGGAATGGTATATCCTCTTTTTATTGGGAGCAATTGCAGCTGGCTTCTATTTGATGATAAAGAGAGAGGTCCCTTACCTGTTAAAACGGCAATTCGTCGGGATGTACTTCCTTGTCGCGAGCATGCTCCTACTAAGTCATGTGACGCTGTTTAACATGCTTGCAGATGGAGGACCGTTTACGAAGCCCAGCGTCATTTCGAATACATGGGAATTATTCTGGATGGAAGTGACCGGCAAGGCCAGCACAAAGGACCTTGGGGGCGGTATGATTGGAGCAATATTATTTGCAGCCTCATACTTTTTATTCGACGAAGCTGGATCGAAAATCGTTTCATTCCTTTTTATCATTGTAGGTGCCGTCCTATTGACCGGGAAAACTTTAGGTGAAACCCTCGGGAAGTTTTTCATGGGTCTCGGCGGCTTTTTCAAAAAACAATGGTCCGCATTCAGAGATGATATGAAAACGTGGAATGAAGACAAAAAAGAAAAGAAAAAGAATCCCGTGAAAAAGAAGAAACGGGAAAAAGATCCGGATGAAGAAACTGTTCAGCCCCTTCATCAAGAAGAGGAAACACAGCAAATGGCGACGGAACGGATCATTTCCAGCTTTGCTGATAAAGCTTATAGCGACGAAAATGAAATAATTCCGGTTGTTCCGGAACCTGCAGCTGAAAGTACAGAGGACCAAGATGATGCCGTTCCACCTATGAATTTTACGGAAGTGGAGAATAAAGAATATCTTTTGCCGCCTCTTTCATTATTATTGCAGCCCAAAAAAACGGACCAAAGCGGAGAGTACCAATTGATCCATGAAAATGCGGCAAAACTTGAGCGCACCTTTCATAGCTTTGGAGTGAAAGCGAGGGTCACGCAAGTTCATTTAGGCCCAGCCGTAACCAAGTATGAAGTTCATCCGGATGTAGGGGTGAAGGTAAGTAAAATTGTCAGCCTATCCGATGACTTGGCGCTTGCACTGGCCGCAAAGGATATTAGGATCGAAGCTCCGATTCCCGGAAAATCGGCTATCGGTATAGAAGTGCCTAACTCCGAAGTGGCAATGGTGTCATTAAGGGAAGTATTAGAGGCCAAAGAAGTTGACAAGCCTGACGCAAAACTGCAAATAGGCTTAGGGCGGAATATTTCTGGTGAAGCGGTTAAAGCGGAGCTCAATAAAATGCCGCATTTACTAGTGGCTGGTGCTACTGGCAGCGGGAAATCCGTTTGTATCAACGGGATTATCACGAGTATTCTGATGCGGGCAAAACCGCATGAAGTGAAAATGATGATGATCGATCCAAAAATGGTGGAGTTGAATGTCTATAATGGAATTCCCCACTTACTCGCACCTGTAGTGACAAATCCAAAGAAAGCTGCACAGGCTTTACAAAAAGTTGTCAGTGAAATGGAAAGGCGCTACGAGTTATTTTCCCATTCCGGTACACGTAATATTGAAGGCTACAACGATTATATTAACCGGTATAACATAGAAGAAGATGCAAAACAACCGCTCTTGCCTTATATCGTAGTCATTGTCGATGAGCTGGCGGATTTGATGATGGTCGCCTCAAATGATGTAGAGGATGCCATCACACGTCTTGCACAAATGGCACGTGCAGCTGGCATCCATTTGATTATTGCCACTCAGCGGCCATCCGTAGATGTAATTACAGGGGTCATTAAAGCGAACATCCCATCTCGGATTGCTTTTAGTGTCTCTTCAATGACCGATTCGAGAACGATACTCGACATGGGCGGAGCCGAAAAACTGTTAGGCCGGGGTGACATGCTCTTCCTGCCTGCAGGAGCTTCAAAACCGGTTCGCGTCCAAGGGGCCTTTTTATCCGACAATGAAGTCGAGGAAGTTGTCACATATGTCATTTCACAGCAAAAAGCACAATATAACGAAGAAATGATACCGGATGAAATTGCAGAAACTTCAAATGGTGAAGTCGAAGATAGTTTATACGGGGATGCGGTGTCCTTGATCGTAGAAATGCAGACTGCATCTGTTTCCATGCTGCAGCGACGTTTCCGGATTGGATATACACGGGCAGCAAGATTGATTGATGAAATGGAAGCGAGGGGAATTGTCGGTCCATATGAAGGCAGTAAACCACGAAATGTATTGGTTACTAAAGATGAACAGGATGAAGCGCATTCATCATAG
- a CDS encoding YlzJ-like family protein: protein MTLYTIVPEEIIFPHHHEKTANLIEMIYNGVHVMVEHDGGRTFRIDRIVSTDPEDYMNVHIQPGAVINVFEQMNP, encoded by the coding sequence ATGACGCTTTATACGATCGTTCCTGAAGAAATAATTTTCCCTCATCACCATGAGAAGACGGCAAATTTAATAGAAATGATCTATAATGGTGTACATGTGATGGTTGAACATGACGGTGGCCGCACGTTTCGAATTGATCGAATTGTAAGCACGGATCCTGAAGATTATATGAATGTACACATTCAGCCGGGTGCTGTCATAAATGTGTTCGAACAGATGAATCCTTAG
- a CDS encoding ClpP family protease, with amino-acid sequence MDNAPLPNENEGKQEGKNSTLIEKIQQLGATNVPQLSQDSKIHCLTIIGQIEGHMQLPPQNKTTKYEHVIPQIVAIEQNPNIEGLLVILNTVGGDVEAGLAIAEMLASLSKPSVSIVLGGGHSIGVPIAVSCDHSFIAETATMTIHPIRLTGLVIGVPQTFEYLDKMQERVIKFVTRHSNVTEESFKDLMFAKGNLTRDIGTNVIGAEAVEIGMIDDVGGVGQAMRKLNSFMEERRPKIAGEEEGLLQ; translated from the coding sequence GTGGATAATGCACCATTACCAAATGAAAATGAAGGCAAGCAGGAAGGTAAGAATTCAACTTTAATCGAAAAGATCCAGCAGCTGGGGGCTACTAATGTTCCGCAACTATCTCAGGACTCAAAAATCCATTGTTTGACGATCATTGGACAAATTGAAGGACATATGCAGCTGCCGCCTCAAAATAAAACGACCAAATATGAACATGTTATTCCGCAAATTGTGGCAATTGAACAAAATCCCAATATAGAGGGGCTGCTTGTCATTTTAAATACAGTGGGAGGAGATGTCGAAGCGGGACTGGCCATCGCAGAAATGCTGGCTTCCCTTTCAAAGCCATCCGTCTCCATTGTACTTGGCGGGGGGCATTCGATCGGTGTGCCGATTGCGGTTTCGTGTGACCATAGCTTTATAGCAGAAACAGCAACGATGACGATTCATCCCATTCGTTTGACAGGGCTAGTCATTGGCGTGCCTCAAACCTTTGAATACTTGGATAAAATGCAGGAAAGAGTCATTAAATTTGTTACGAGGCACTCTAACGTTACGGAAGAAAGTTTTAAGGATTTAATGTTTGCTAAAGGAAATTTAACCCGTGATATTGGCACGAATGTAATCGGGGCAGAGGCAGTTGAAATCGGTATGATCGATGATGTAGGAGGAGTAGGCCAGGCCATGAGAAAACTAAATAGCTTCATGGAAGAAAGAAGGCCCAAAATTGCTGGGGAAGAGGAGGGGCTTCTGCAATGA
- a CDS encoding ribonuclease J, with the protein MGKDKNNGIKVISLGGQGELGKNMYVVEVNEDIYLLDAGLMLPEDEMLGIDAVIPDISYLMDNKERVQGIFITHGHEDHMGALAYVLKYLPVPVYGTKLTLALIKTKLKEDGFNGRATFTEIDSDSLLSFPQAAVSFFRTNHSIPDSVGIVIHTREGAIVYTGDFKFDQAATDLYKPEIGKMASIGEEGVLCLLSDSTGAERPGYTTSEAVVAKDITEAFHAASGRIIVACFASNINRIQHVFNAAAASRRKVAVVGKSLQRVYETALNLGYLKVEEELIIPINEISQYDDREIVVLSTGHQGEPIAALQKMAKQTHKQVTIKKGDTVLISASPLQGGELILSKTVDLLYRVGAEVVSANKYKVHVTGHGSQEELKMMINLMNPKFFIPVHGEYRHLYAHQKVGIAAGIKRENIIIAEKGDVIELKGNKMGLSGKVSAGNILIDGSGVGDVGNIVLRDRRLLSQDGILIVVVTLNRQDKSIAAGPEIISRGFVYVRESEKMIGEATEIVSEIVKKNGSRQPFDWSTLKQEMRDALNQFFYEKTKRRPMILPIIMEY; encoded by the coding sequence TTGGGTAAAGATAAAAATAATGGAATAAAAGTGATTTCTCTTGGAGGACAAGGGGAACTTGGTAAAAATATGTACGTCGTCGAGGTGAACGAGGACATCTATCTTCTTGATGCAGGGTTAATGTTGCCAGAAGACGAAATGCTCGGAATCGATGCGGTTATCCCTGATATTTCTTATTTGATGGATAATAAGGAACGGGTGCAGGGGATATTCATTACTCATGGTCATGAAGACCATATGGGAGCGCTTGCTTATGTCTTGAAATATTTACCAGTACCTGTTTATGGAACAAAGCTTACACTTGCTTTAATCAAAACGAAATTAAAAGAAGATGGCTTTAACGGCAGGGCAACATTCACTGAAATCGATTCGGATTCTCTTTTAAGTTTCCCTCAAGCAGCCGTGTCTTTTTTCCGGACTAACCATAGTATTCCTGATTCCGTCGGAATCGTGATCCACACTCGTGAAGGTGCAATCGTTTATACAGGGGATTTCAAATTCGACCAAGCAGCAACAGATCTATATAAACCGGAAATCGGTAAAATGGCTAGCATCGGTGAAGAAGGTGTCCTATGCTTGCTTTCGGATAGTACCGGTGCCGAGAGGCCAGGTTATACGACATCAGAAGCAGTTGTGGCCAAAGATATTACAGAGGCTTTTCATGCTGCATCCGGAAGGATCATCGTTGCGTGCTTCGCTTCGAACATCAATCGGATTCAACATGTTTTCAATGCAGCGGCAGCAAGTCGCAGAAAAGTGGCAGTTGTAGGAAAAAGCCTGCAACGCGTTTATGAAACTGCCTTGAACCTTGGCTACTTAAAGGTCGAAGAAGAGCTGATAATCCCAATTAATGAAATTAGTCAGTATGACGACCGTGAAATCGTCGTGTTATCGACAGGTCATCAGGGGGAGCCCATTGCGGCACTTCAAAAAATGGCTAAACAGACCCACAAGCAGGTAACGATCAAAAAGGGAGATACAGTTTTGATCAGTGCATCACCCCTACAAGGCGGCGAACTTATTTTATCCAAAACCGTCGATTTACTATACAGGGTAGGTGCGGAAGTGGTATCTGCAAATAAATATAAAGTGCACGTAACAGGGCATGGCAGCCAGGAAGAACTTAAAATGATGATCAATTTGATGAATCCTAAATTCTTCATCCCTGTACATGGGGAATACCGCCATTTATATGCCCATCAAAAAGTTGGGATAGCCGCGGGGATTAAACGAGAAAACATCATAATTGCCGAAAAAGGTGATGTCATTGAACTAAAGGGCAATAAAATGGGTCTTTCCGGCAAAGTCTCTGCAGGAAATATCTTGATAGATGGCAGCGGTGTTGGAGATGTGGGTAATATCGTTCTTCGTGATCGGCGCTTATTATCCCAGGATGGCATTTTGATTGTAGTGGTCACGTTGAACCGTCAGGATAAAAGCATTGCAGCTGGCCCTGAAATCATTTCAAGGGGCTTCGTATATGTTCGCGAATCAGAAAAAATGATTGGGGAAGCAACTGAAATAGTAAGTGAAATCGTAAAGAAAAATGGGTCGCGCCAACCTTTTGATTGGTCCACGCTGAAGCAGGAAATGCGTGATGCGTTAAACCAATTCTTCTATGAAAAAACGAAACGACGCCCAATGATTTTACCAATCATTATGGAATATTAA
- the dapA gene encoding 4-hydroxy-tetrahydrodipicolinate synthase, with the protein MMIFGRVSTAMVTPFDSKGNVDFQKTTSLVNYLLTNGTDSLVISGTTGESPTLSSEEKIALLRHVSKVVEKRVPIIMGTGSNNTYASIELTKKAEQNGADAIMLVAPYYSKTNQEGLYQHFKAIAASTTLPVMVYNIPGRASVNIEPETIIRLSKIPNIVAVKEASGDLNAMTQIIAGTDEDFALYSGDDALTLPVLAIGGVGVVSVASHIAGNELQKIVEAFISGNLKEAARLHQELLPLIKGLFAAPSPAPVKTALQLYGIDVGSVRLPIVPLTEQERLALTKVLKK; encoded by the coding sequence ATGATGATATTTGGTAGAGTATCAACCGCAATGGTCACCCCTTTCGATAGCAAGGGAAATGTTGATTTTCAAAAGACGACTTCATTGGTTAATTACTTATTAACTAATGGAACCGATTCGCTTGTGATTTCGGGAACGACAGGTGAATCTCCAACTTTATCTTCGGAGGAGAAAATTGCGTTATTGCGTCATGTTTCTAAGGTTGTTGAAAAACGTGTACCCATCATCATGGGTACAGGAAGCAACAATACGTATGCTTCCATCGAGTTGACAAAAAAAGCGGAACAAAATGGCGCCGATGCGATAATGCTAGTTGCCCCGTATTATAGTAAAACGAATCAAGAAGGTCTGTACCAGCATTTTAAGGCTATTGCAGCTAGTACGACTCTTCCTGTTATGGTATATAATATCCCTGGGCGCGCTTCGGTTAACATTGAACCGGAAACGATCATCCGCCTTTCGAAAATTCCTAATATCGTTGCCGTTAAGGAAGCGAGCGGGGATTTAAACGCTATGACCCAAATCATAGCCGGCACGGATGAAGATTTTGCATTATATAGTGGGGACGACGCTTTAACACTCCCAGTATTGGCGATTGGTGGTGTGGGTGTAGTTTCGGTTGCTTCACATATTGCTGGTAATGAGTTGCAGAAAATAGTGGAGGCCTTCATCAGTGGGAATTTGAAAGAGGCAGCCCGGCTGCATCAGGAACTGTTACCGCTTATAAAAGGTTTGTTTGCGGCGCCAAGCCCTGCACCTGTCAAAACAGCGCTTCAGTTATATGGAATTGACGTTGGATCGGTGAGACTTCCAATCGTGCCATTGACGGAGCAGGAGCGCCTTGCATTAACAAAGGTATTAAAAAAATAA
- the dapG gene encoding aspartate kinase encodes MKIIVQKYGGTSVRDEASRSFAKGHIENAIKEGYKVVVVVSAMGRKGDPYATDTLLSLVNGAKASLSKREQDLLMSVGETISSVVFTNMLLENGIDAVAYTGAQAGFLTNTDYSSAKIIEMKCDRLMKELEVKDVVVVAGFQGAAKNGDITTIGRGGSDTSAAALGAALQAERVDIFTDVEGIMTADPRIADQARPLSIVSYTEVCNMAYQGAKVIHPRAVEIAMQAKVPIRIRSTYSEGLGTLVTSVTKGSQGSDIRERLVTGIAHVPKITQIKVRAKKDQYNLQAEVFKAMANASISVDFINIYPSGVVYTVSEEMTELALSILAELGHEPVIERNCAKVSVVGAGINGVPGVAAKIVTALSEKEIAILQSADSHTTIWVLVKEEDLIEAVNSLHYAFQLHESEIH; translated from the coding sequence ATGAAAATTATCGTCCAGAAATACGGAGGGACATCCGTTCGAGATGAGGCAAGCCGTTCATTTGCCAAGGGACATATAGAAAATGCGATTAAAGAAGGCTATAAAGTGGTGGTTGTGGTTTCAGCAATGGGAAGAAAAGGCGATCCTTATGCAACGGATACCTTACTTTCCCTAGTAAATGGAGCGAAAGCCAGCCTTTCAAAACGAGAACAGGATTTACTTATGTCAGTAGGAGAAACGATATCATCTGTCGTATTTACGAATATGCTCTTGGAAAATGGTATTGATGCAGTCGCTTATACTGGAGCTCAAGCGGGATTCTTGACGAATACCGACTATTCAAGTGCGAAAATAATCGAAATGAAGTGCGATCGTCTCATGAAAGAACTTGAAGTGAAGGATGTCGTCGTTGTAGCAGGTTTCCAAGGAGCTGCTAAAAACGGGGACATCACGACCATCGGCCGTGGTGGAAGTGATACTTCAGCTGCTGCATTAGGTGCTGCATTGCAAGCGGAACGGGTCGATATTTTTACGGATGTGGAAGGAATCATGACGGCAGATCCACGTATTGCCGATCAAGCTCGTCCATTATCAATCGTTTCGTATACGGAAGTTTGCAACATGGCTTATCAAGGGGCGAAGGTCATTCACCCGAGAGCCGTTGAAATTGCGATGCAGGCAAAAGTCCCGATTCGGATAAGGTCAACATACAGCGAAGGTTTGGGGACACTTGTTACAAGCGTGACCAAGGGAAGCCAGGGCAGTGACATACGTGAAAGGCTCGTAACCGGGATTGCCCATGTTCCAAAGATTACTCAAATCAAGGTCCGTGCGAAAAAAGATCAATATAATCTACAGGCAGAAGTTTTCAAAGCAATGGCCAATGCCTCCATTTCAGTGGACTTTATAAATATATATCCAAGTGGTGTAGTTTATACCGTTTCAGAAGAGATGACAGAACTTGCCCTCTCGATTTTGGCCGAGCTTGGTCATGAACCGGTCATAGAACGGAATTGTGCCAAGGTTTCAGTAGTTGGTGCAGGCATCAACGGAGTGCCGGGCGTTGCAGCGAAGATTGTCACAGCGCTTTCCGAAAAGGAAATTGCCATTCTCCAGTCAGCGGACAGTCATACGACAATTTGGGTACTCGTAAAAGAAGAAGATTTAATAGAAGCTGTTAATTCTCTGCACTATGCATTTCAATTGCATGAAAGTGAAATACATTAA
- the asd gene encoding aspartate-semialdehyde dehydrogenase — protein MTETQGLRIAVVGATGAVGQQMISTLEQRDLPIKNIIFLSSARSAGIKLTFKGEEIEVQEAKPESFEGIDIALFSAGGSVSKELAPEAVKRGAIVVDNTSAFRMDENVPLVVPEVNEEDLKQHNGIIANPNCSTIQMVVALEPIRQTYGLSKIVVSTYQAVSGAGAAAINELKEQARDLLDEKEIEPKILPVKGDEKHYQIAFNVIPQIDKFQDNGYTFEEMKMINETKKIMHMQDLPVAATCVRLPVVTGHSESVYIEVEKEGIAASQIKDLMRTAPGIVLEDEPEQQVYPTPASSVGKNDVFVGRIRKDLDEDKGFHLWVVSDNLLKGAAWNSVQIAESLLKLGLVTVK, from the coding sequence ATGACTGAGACACAGGGATTGCGTATTGCAGTTGTGGGAGCAACTGGAGCAGTAGGACAACAAATGATTTCAACACTCGAACAAAGGGACTTACCGATTAAGAATATCATCTTTTTATCATCGGCTCGTTCTGCAGGAATCAAACTTACGTTTAAGGGCGAAGAAATCGAAGTGCAGGAAGCAAAACCTGAAAGCTTTGAAGGCATCGATATCGCTTTATTCAGTGCTGGAGGAAGCGTGTCTAAGGAATTGGCTCCAGAAGCAGTGAAACGCGGTGCGATAGTAGTGGATAATACGAGCGCTTTCCGCATGGATGAAAATGTGCCGCTAGTCGTTCCTGAAGTAAATGAAGAAGACTTGAAACAGCATAATGGGATCATTGCAAACCCGAATTGTTCAACTATCCAAATGGTTGTGGCATTAGAGCCTATCCGCCAGACATATGGCTTATCAAAAATTGTTGTTTCTACTTACCAGGCTGTTTCTGGTGCAGGTGCTGCAGCGATAAATGAATTAAAGGAACAAGCTCGCGACTTGCTTGATGAAAAAGAAATAGAACCGAAAATTTTACCGGTCAAAGGGGACGAAAAGCATTATCAAATCGCATTTAACGTCATTCCCCAAATCGATAAATTCCAAGATAACGGGTACACATTCGAAGAGATGAAAATGATTAATGAAACAAAGAAAATCATGCATATGCAAGACCTTCCAGTAGCTGCAACTTGCGTAAGGCTTCCTGTGGTTACAGGTCATTCGGAATCTGTATACATTGAAGTTGAAAAAGAAGGCATAGCGGCTTCTCAAATCAAGGATTTAATGAGAACGGCACCTGGAATTGTGTTAGAAGATGAACCGGAACAACAAGTATACCCAACTCCTGCTTCATCCGTCGGCAAGAATGATGTATTCGTCGGTCGAATTCGCAAAGATTTGGATGAAGATAAAGGCTTCCATTTATGGGTGGTTTCCGATAATCTATTAAAAGGAGCAGCTTGGAATTCCGTTCAAATTGCTGAAAGCCTTTTGAAATTAGGTTTGGTTACCGTTAAGTAA